Proteins encoded by one window of Brevibacterium atlanticum:
- a CDS encoding VanW family protein translates to MMPTQTLSDGTPKPEGPRSAGDDVKKRRIWPFVLGAVVVLAAIYIVIGFFSGRVLTPGTTVAGIDIGGKSATEAENTLRNDLKDAAEQDITLQAGEPTAKLEPAEAGITFDAEATVSKVTGFSLDPTVIWHRLFGDDEVAPVIDVDGEKFDTATDKVTESLAVEPKDAELSFETTKPKVKDGVVGQTVDADAVRAAVDEHWLRNEDALPVEPTKVDPDITTAEAKKTASGFAKDAVSKDLTITAKPGKDADSEVKGGDLTVSPKTIAKTLTFEKKDSKLVPVFDKDELAEAVLSANKDIGKPAKDASFTIKDGKPKVVPAVDGIGIKAKELTKAVTDAIEDDSSTPTVSLASVEPDFTTKDAKKADVSDTVSEFSTGYNSEPNRDNNLRVATKKVSGTVLKPGEQFSLNEALGQRTAANGYKPAGVISEGQMKEDFGGGVSQVSTTLFNAAFFAGFDLDEHRAHSRYISRYPEGRETTLDWSSIDLKFTNNSKTPVVLDMYLKGGEVHAKVFGVKKYDVKADASDRFNHTSAGSITESGSSCTPQAPKGGWSIRITRTLKDIESGRTSKDGFTTVYRPVNKVECKG, encoded by the coding sequence ATGATGCCGACCCAGACCCTGTCCGACGGAACCCCGAAGCCCGAAGGGCCGCGTTCAGCCGGCGATGACGTGAAGAAGCGGAGGATCTGGCCTTTCGTGCTCGGCGCCGTGGTCGTCCTGGCGGCGATCTATATCGTCATCGGGTTCTTCAGCGGACGGGTGCTCACGCCGGGAACCACCGTCGCCGGCATCGACATCGGCGGCAAGAGCGCCACCGAGGCCGAGAACACTCTGCGCAACGACCTCAAGGACGCAGCGGAGCAGGACATCACCCTGCAGGCCGGAGAGCCCACCGCGAAGCTCGAGCCCGCCGAGGCCGGCATCACCTTCGATGCCGAGGCGACGGTGTCGAAGGTGACGGGCTTCAGTCTCGATCCCACCGTCATCTGGCATCGCCTCTTCGGCGACGATGAGGTCGCCCCGGTCATCGACGTCGATGGGGAGAAGTTCGATACGGCCACCGACAAGGTCACCGAATCGCTGGCCGTCGAGCCCAAGGACGCGGAACTGAGCTTTGAGACGACGAAGCCGAAGGTCAAGGACGGAGTGGTCGGACAGACCGTCGACGCCGACGCGGTGCGCGCCGCCGTCGACGAGCACTGGCTGCGCAACGAGGACGCACTGCCGGTCGAACCGACGAAGGTCGATCCGGACATCACCACCGCGGAGGCGAAGAAGACGGCGTCCGGCTTCGCGAAGGACGCTGTGAGCAAGGACCTCACCATCACTGCGAAGCCCGGGAAGGATGCGGACTCCGAGGTCAAAGGCGGTGACCTGACGGTGTCCCCGAAGACCATCGCCAAGACACTGACCTTCGAGAAGAAGGACTCGAAGCTGGTGCCCGTCTTCGACAAGGACGAGCTGGCCGAAGCGGTCCTCTCGGCGAACAAGGACATCGGCAAGCCCGCGAAGGATGCGAGCTTCACGATCAAGGACGGCAAGCCGAAGGTCGTCCCCGCCGTTGACGGAATCGGAATCAAGGCGAAGGAACTGACGAAGGCCGTCACCGATGCGATCGAAGACGATTCCTCGACGCCCACCGTGAGTCTGGCCTCCGTCGAACCCGACTTCACGACGAAGGACGCGAAGAAGGCCGACGTCTCCGACACCGTGTCCGAGTTCTCCACGGGGTATAACTCCGAACCCAACCGTGACAACAATCTGCGGGTGGCGACGAAGAAGGTCTCCGGGACCGTGCTCAAGCCCGGAGAGCAGTTCTCCCTCAACGAGGCACTCGGACAGCGCACCGCAGCCAACGGCTACAAGCCCGCCGGTGTGATCTCCGAGGGACAGATGAAGGAGGACTTCGGCGGGGGAGTCTCACAGGTGTCGACGACCCTGTTCAACGCCGCCTTCTTCGCCGGCTTCGATCTCGACGAACATCGGGCGCACTCGCGGTACATCTCCCGCTATCCGGAGGGTCGGGAGACGACACTCGATTGGTCCTCGATCGACCTGAAGTTCACGAACAACTCGAAGACACCAGTCGTCCTCGACATGTACCTCAAAGGCGGAGAGGTCCACGCGAAGGTCTTCGGCGTCAAGAAGTACGACGTCAAGGCCGACGCCTCGGACCGCTTCAACCACACATCGGCCGGATCGATCACCGAGAGCGGCTCATCGTGCACACCGCAGGCACCCAAGGGCGGATGGTCGATCAGGATCACCCGCACGCTCAAGGACATCGAATCAGGACGGACGTCGAAGGACGGCTTCACCACGGTCTACCGACCGGTGAACAAGGTCGAGTGCAAGGGCTGA
- a CDS encoding GNAT family N-acetyltransferase, protein MDDLQPGRRVVIRYSLEPGDTHSTSDALGVVTSADEAAVEIDTKRGPLRIPRAQILLVHEVPPAPTRAGRTHEIVSAVDLRRISAAAWLPDDVSWLHVENLRNEGGESDADLLQKGWLLRSSDSTTRRANSCLPVTDSGLGWEQGLDAVEEWYRSREKPSRVQIYSADDSSTLAPECEGLAPLLSARGYSPSEAVLLLTGSTAEAADGASNPAEAAAAGLIIDVADAPTSEHFAAWTSQRSPGDAPGSAAAFRGLIEADQPCEFVTAYAEHPDGSRSMVAVCRVVERSKWGVITNLITRPDLRRRGAGRSVVRAAAALLAQRGVRSYLVDIELGNEASLSLFTSLGATVRHRSWYAEQG, encoded by the coding sequence GTGGACGATCTGCAGCCCGGCAGACGAGTGGTCATCCGGTATTCGCTCGAACCCGGCGACACCCATTCGACCTCGGATGCGCTCGGTGTCGTCACCTCCGCCGACGAGGCGGCCGTCGAGATCGACACGAAGCGCGGTCCGCTGCGCATCCCCCGCGCCCAGATCCTCCTCGTCCACGAGGTGCCGCCTGCGCCGACCCGAGCCGGCCGCACCCACGAGATCGTCTCCGCCGTCGATCTGCGCCGCATCTCCGCGGCCGCGTGGCTGCCCGACGACGTGTCCTGGCTGCACGTGGAGAACCTGCGCAATGAAGGCGGCGAGTCCGACGCCGACCTGCTGCAGAAGGGCTGGCTGCTGCGCAGTTCGGACTCGACCACCCGACGCGCGAACAGCTGTCTTCCGGTGACCGATTCGGGTCTGGGGTGGGAGCAGGGCCTCGATGCTGTCGAGGAGTGGTACCGGAGTCGGGAGAAGCCGAGCCGGGTCCAGATCTACTCCGCCGACGATTCCTCGACCTTGGCTCCCGAGTGCGAGGGGCTGGCACCGCTGCTCTCGGCCCGCGGGTACTCCCCCTCCGAGGCCGTCCTCCTGCTCACCGGATCCACCGCCGAGGCGGCCGACGGAGCCTCGAACCCCGCCGAGGCGGCCGCGGCCGGCCTCATCATCGACGTCGCCGATGCGCCGACTTCCGAGCATTTCGCGGCGTGGACGAGTCAGCGCAGCCCCGGCGATGCGCCCGGTTCGGCCGCGGCCTTCCGCGGCCTGATCGAAGCCGACCAGCCCTGCGAGTTCGTCACCGCCTACGCCGAACATCCTGACGGCTCCCGTTCGATGGTCGCTGTCTGCCGGGTCGTCGAACGCAGCAAATGGGGCGTCATCACGAATCTCATCACCCGCCCGGACCTGCGTCGGAGAGGGGCCGGTCGTTCGGTCGTCCGCGCCGCTGCGGCACTGCTCGCTCAGCGCGGGGTGCGGTCCTACCTCGTCGACATCGAGCTGGGCAACGAGGCTTCGCTGAGTCTCTTCACCTCACTCGGTGCGACGGTGCGCCACCGTTCCTGGTACGCCGAACAGGGCTGA
- the fdxA gene encoding ferredoxin, protein MTYIIAQPCVDIKDKACIDECPVDCIYEGERSLYIHPDECVDCGACEPVCPVEAIFYEDDVPEEWEEYYKANVEFFDDLGSPGGAAKLGNTHKDHSIISALPPQNND, encoded by the coding sequence GTGACGTACATCATCGCCCAGCCCTGCGTCGATATCAAAGACAAGGCCTGCATCGACGAATGTCCGGTCGACTGCATCTACGAGGGCGAACGCAGCCTCTACATCCACCCCGACGAATGCGTGGACTGCGGAGCCTGCGAACCGGTCTGCCCCGTCGAGGCGATCTTCTACGAAGACGATGTGCCCGAGGAATGGGAAGAGTACTACAAGGCCAATGTCGAGTTCTTCGACGATCTCGGTTCGCCCGGCGGCGCCGCGAAGCTCGGCAATACGCACAAGGACCACTCGATCATCTCCGCGCTGCCTCCCCAGAACAACGACTGA